From the Papaver somniferum cultivar HN1 chromosome 2, ASM357369v1, whole genome shotgun sequence genome, the window cttgaGAGCAAAAGAAGGAGCAATCGTCCATTTGGAGTGCAAAGGTCTAAGGTGCGTGAAAAGGAGGTGACAGTTGAGTTGAACAGGAAATTAAGCTATCGGTTCTTTGAAACTGACAGGTTAAATGAACtaaggtggcccttatccaataACGTGAGTTGCCAATATAAGTTCCTATCATTACCTACCCCTAAAGTCAAGAGAAATGTCTTCTCTTCTCATTATTGTTTCCATCTAAAATTCAGAGAACGAGAGAAACGAGTGATGCTGCTAGTAAAGAAGAGATTGATGAGTTTGGTGGATCTTAGATCAGTGGTAATTCAAGGGTACAAGTGTGGgtttgaatctgtcaaggatttgtcATTACTGCTGCTACAGATCGAGAATGAAATGGGGAAGAAAATggaaagagttagggtttgtggTGAAtgttttctgctgatttcggttgAAATTGAGGAGGAGAAATTGAAGTGCTGATATTGATTGTGTTCATTGAGAGATGGGTTCGATCTGTAAGAATGAATCCGACAGTTGTTGGCAGTGTAATGAAGCTGTTTCTGTTAACGAATTTGAGATTGAATCTGAGATAGATGATGAGTATATTTACTGGAATTGGATCGAAGAATCAGAAGCTGATGCTGCTAATGAATATGagatggaaatgggtttgaggttGAAGTTGCAGGAATTGATTCAAGAGTTTAGATGGTGTTCATGAAGTGAATCTGGTTAGAGGAAATTGCAGATGAATATTTGACTGAATTGCAGGTGGAATTGAAATCATGATACAGAGAAGATGGTATGAAGTAGAGGTGGTCTGAGATGTTGGTGCTGTGAGTTGTTGCTCTGAACTGGTGGTTGATGCCAAGGAGATCTGACTCGAGTGGTGGTGCTGATGGTGTTGTGCAGCTGCAGAAGATTCAGACATTGGAGCTAGGCCTGATGCGCTGAAATGTGATGTGATGTTGAGTGTTGCAGCGATGATTGCAGTGACATGGTCTTGTAGTGAATATGGAAGTAGATTGAATGCGGATGAGCTGAGAAGGAGAGCCACTTACAGTGAAGCAGTAATTGGATAAGTGGAATTGGTGCTACAGGAAAGAACTGGAGTGTGTTGATGAATGGGGTTTTTGTAGTTGAACAAGAGAAGAGATGGCGATTGCTGATAAATGGATGGGAGTGACTGATTATGGTAATGCAGGATAGGGTGCAGCTCTGTAGAAGAAGGTTATTGCAGCTGAGTAGTTGATGTGTGTTGATGGTTCGATCGAAACCTGGGAAGAACAGTTGTTGCTGCTATGTTTTGGTAATGGAAATGAAGCGAGTAACTGATGTAGGAGCAATTGCAGGTGACGGGTGCATAGGAATGGTTGTTTGTCAGCTAGAAGTGGTTGCAGCTGAAGGTATTATGAAGCTATAGTGGGTTTGAGGCTGTGTTGATGTTGTGCTGCAACTTGGTGGTGATATGAAGGATGACTAAGGTGGTTTGTAGAGTGCCAGGGAGCGGCGGTGTTTATTAAGTGCAGTAAGAAGTTATGGCCGGGAGTTTGTGCCGCAGAAAATGGGAATTGCAGAATTAGCTTTGCAACCTGAAATGGATAGACAAGACCGACAAGGTTAGAGTCTACAGCCTGAGCTGTGAAATAGATGCCGCAACTGTGCAGAAACGCAGCGAGAATGGCGAGCCAGTGAGCCTAGCCCGGGATGCCGGACTTCAGAGATTAGAGTGTGGATCTTAAAGTTTCATTGAATTGCGAAGGGGGTATGTGTTGGATGCAAGAGTTGTCCATGGGATATATGAGTTTGGAGTCGCGCTTTTGGGTTGGTTTTCGCAAGAGCTAGGAAATGATTCAGATGGTGATGTTGCAGCTTGATTATGGCTGGAATGAGAAGGATAATGGCAGTGTAAGCTGCAGATGAATGGATAGTATATGGAAGATTGCAACAATGAGAACTGTGGTGGATTTTCTTGCCAGTGCGTCGACTCAGTGATTCCCGATCCAAATCAGATGGACTTGGACTTGTTCCAATTGGGCTTCACTCATGGGTTGTTTGACCGACTGATATTTGGCAGAGAGTCTGTGACCTAAGTTGGGAAGTGAAAGGATACAAAAGGAAGACTTATCACCTATTCTAGAGATCTTTTATCTCtcatcttctacttttgttctagggtttacaacatgatagatttatttcttctttggatgaactccatgaaca encodes:
- the LOC113348471 gene encoding uncharacterized protein LOC113348471: MHVERITRCNGVLESKRRSNRPFGVQRSKVREKEVTVELNRKLSYRFFETDRLNELRWPLSNNVSCQYKFLSLPTPKVKRNVFSSHYCFHLKFREREKRVMLLVKKRLMSLVDLRSVVIQGYKCGFESVKDLSLLLLQIENEMGKKMERVRVCGECFLLISVEIEEEKLKC